Proteins from one Mycobacterium sp. SMC-2 genomic window:
- a CDS encoding Ms4527A family Cys-rich leader peptide, protein MFNVTVAQPSLRIALVARRHIDLKRVCSCCCLP, encoded by the coding sequence ATGTTCAACGTGACCGTCGCTCAGCCCAGCCTTCGCATTGCGCTCGTGGCGCGGCGGCACATTGATCTCAAGCGTGTTTGCAGCTGTTGCTGTCTCCCTTGA